One Terriglobales bacterium genomic window, AGGGAATAACTGACCTTCTCGCGCTTCAGACGGCTGCGCTGGAGCGGGCGCAGTAGCACCAGGGTTGAGGCTAAGCTACAATCGAATTGCCATCATCTTTATCCCAGCAGCCGACGCCTTCGGCCTGGATTGAGCCTGCAAAGAAGCGGTCTCGACAACATTTCAAAAATCCCAAGGAGGATTCCCCCTGTGAAGTTAACTCCCGGAAAGCTCGCCGGAATGAAAGCGGTCTCCGACGCTCGCGGCGTAATCGCGGCAGCTGCCATGGATCAGCGCGGATCGCTAAAGAAGTCACTCGCCAAGGAAAAAGGCGTGCCTGATGTGCCGGACAAGATGCTGGAGGACTTCAAGACGATCGTCACCGAAGTTCTCACCAAGCACGCCAGCGCCATCCTGCTCGATCCCGAATTTGGATTGCCGGCAGCCAAGAAGCGCAACAAGAAAGCCGGCCTGCTGCTTGCCTACGAGCAAACCGGATACGACAACACTCGTCCCGGTCGCATTCCCGATCTTCTCAACTTCTGGTCGGTGCGCCGATTGAAAGCTGCCGGCGCCGATTGCATTAAGGTCTTGATCTACTACTCGCCCTTTGACTCCAAAGAGGTCAACGAAGAAAAGCACGCGTTCGTCGAGCGCATCGGAGACGAGTGCCGCGGCGAAGATATTCCATTCTTCCTGGAGTTCGTTGGCTACGATCCCAAAGGCGGCGACGAGAAGGGACTCGAGTACGCGAAGCGCAAGCCGGAGAGCGTGATCCGCAGCATGGAAGAGTTCACCAAGGAGCAGTACGGCGTGGATGTCATGAAGGCCGAAGTTCCTATCAATATGAAGTTTGTCGAAGGCGTGAAGAGCAACGCTGGGAAAGGCTCGGCTTACACGCGGAAGGAAGCGATCGAGTTGTTCCGCAAATCAGCAGCCGTATCAAAGAAGCCGTTCATTTATCTTTCCGCCGGTGTCAGCAACAGCGAGTTCTCAGAGACGCTGGAACTTGCCGCCGAATCTGGAGTGAAGTTCAACGGCGTCCTCTGCGGTCGCGCGACGTGGGCGGATGGCGTACCGGTGTTCGCGAAGCAGGGAGAAAAAGCTTTCGCAGACTGGATGAATAACGAGGGCGTGAAAAACATCGAGAATGTGAACGAACGTTTGAAAGCCGCCACTCCCTGGTACCAAGCCTACGGTGCAAAATCAGACGCCGCATTGGCATAAATACATGGTCGATTGACGCAGGCCTGGCACTCGCCGGGCCTTCTTCTTTTCCGGAGACATCGAGAATCTGCTCACCCGCATCGTTGCTGTGTAGAGGTGAAGCATGCCCTGGAAGACTACGCTGCAGCGCGCCAAGAAAGATAAACAAGAAGGAAAAGCCCCGAGTACGCAGGCTGGCGAATTCGTGCATGAAGAAATGGAACACATTCGCCGCGGGAAGCACGGAGCACGCAATACAAAACAGGCAATCGCGATTGGACTGTCGAAGGCCCGGCGAGCGGGAGTCAAACTGGCTGCTCCCAAAGCGGGAACTACGTCGTCGCGCACGCGAAAGCAAGCGAAGCGCGATTTGGCCAAAGCCGCGGTTGGCTCACAAAAGACGTCGCACAAGCGTTCCACGGCTCGCGAGCGTGCACTTAAGCGCGAGCCGCATTCAGCGGCTTCTCACAGTGCTTTATCGAAGCAGGCGCGGAGCGCTGCCGCACGACGTAGTCGGTCATCGCGCAGCGCAGCGGCAAAAAAGGCAGCGTCCACCCGGCAGCATCGCCGCGCTGCTTAGAGTACGAAGGCTTCCGTGACGCGGTCCGTAATTAGCGGTCGCTCGGCACTCTCGTATCTTGACCCTGGCTGCTCGCGCACCTAAGATTGGCGCATTCTGATTATTCCTGCGGTCAGGAGACCTCGTGCGTCGTTCTTTCTTTGCTGTTTTGTGCCTGGCGGTAACTTGTTTGTCTGTCGCTACATTCGCCAAGTCCTCCACTAAAGATCCCCGTTTGGGCAACGCCTACCGCTTTGAACGCGGAGGCTGGATCTACGTGCATCTCGAAGGCTCTCCCAGCAACGTCGGCTATCAGCACGGTTATCTGCTCGCGCCTGAAATAGAAGACGCGCTCAACGCCGTCAAGCTTTTTGACACCCACAGTAGCCAGCGCGATTGGGAGTTCTTTCGCAAAACGGCGCGCGAGGTGCTTTGGCCGCATATCGAAGCCGAATACCGGCAGGAACTGCAGGGAATCGCCGATGGGTTAAAAGCTCGTGGCAGCAAACTGGATGTCTATGACGTTGTGGCGCTGAATGCTTTTGAAGAAGTGCCCGACTACTACGTTCCCTGGCTCAACAAGAAGCAAGCTCTGTTGAATGCTCCCAAGTTGTTCGCGCCCGGGAACTGCAGCGCCTTCATTGCCACCGGCAGCTACACGAAAGACGGCAAGATCGTGATCGCCCACAACAACTGGACGAACTACATGAACGGCGAGCGCTGGGTGATCATGTTCGACATCGCTCCCGAAAAGGGAAACAAGATCCTGATGGATGGCTTTCCCGGCGTGATCACCTCCGACGATGATTTTGGCGTGAACTCTGCGGGAATCATGATCACCGAGACCACGATCACGCAGTTCGAAGGATTCGATCCTAACGGCATTCCCGAATTTGTACGCTCGCGCAAAGCTATGCAGTACGCCAACTCGATCGACGATTATGTGCGCATTATCAAGGAAGGGAACAACGGTGGATATGCGAACGATTGGCTCATCGGCGATCGCAAGACCAATGAGATCGCTTATCTAGAGTTGGGGTTGAAGAACACGCCGCTATGGCGCTCAAAAAATGGATATTTCGTCAGTTCGAACTTCCCCCGAGATTCCAAGCTGATCAAAGAAGAAACTGATTTTGATCCGAATAATGCTGCGACCTCTCCCAACGCCCGCCACACCCGCTGGGAAGAAGTGATGCAGCAGAACAAAGGCAAGATCGACGTCTCAATGGCGCAGCAGTTCCTCTCCGATCATTACGACGCTTATGACAAAAAGGAGCAGCCCGACGAGCGCACTCTCTGCGGACATGCCGACGTGAGCGCTCGTGGAATTGAAGTTTGGGGATGGAATCCGTATTTTCCCGGCGGAGCAGTCCAGGGCAAAGCCACCGACAGCGACATGGCGGCGGGAATGGAGCTGGTTGCACGCGCAGGACACCCCTGCGGCGAGGATTTTCACGCCAAGGATTTCCTCGGTCAGCATCCCGAGTACGCCTGGATGGCTCCATTTCTTCATGACATGAAAGCCGGGCCATGGACGCAGTTCAAGAGCAGCGATCGCGAAAACTCGTCGAGCGCTGGCAGCGCGAAGGCTGACGAAAAATCTGCTGCGAAGTCGACTTTGCCTTAGCTGAGCAGTCCTGCATTCTCATCCAAGTGGTAGGGCATAATGGAAAGAAGAGGATCGAGATGGCAGAGGACTGCAATTCGCTGAAAGACTTCCGCAATTTTCCCGGCATCACCGAGGCCTGGGAGCTGATTAAGACCGGTGTAGTCGTCATTCGCGAGCAAATGTACCGCCTCGAACTTTGGCATTCCTACTCGAATCCCGACATTCCTTTTTACGTCTCCGTATACGTTCAGCAGGACGGCGTTTGGAAGCGCATGCAGGAGCCAATTTTTCCGATCGGACTCGACGCTGATCAAACCATGCGCGAGGCGATGGCGTTCCTTTCTGAGCGCCTGGCCGCCTGAAAGATTAGAAATTCAGTTCCATTTCGGCGCTCGGAAGCAGAGCGTCCATGCTCCTTCCGCAGTCAAGTTATTCCGATTCAATGGCTTAGGGCCTCCACAGCATCTTCTCCAGCTACTCTGGGTTCAATTGAGTGAAACAATTTGCTGATGAAAGAAAGTAGCTGAATGCGAAGGAACCAAATTCAGCTCTTCTGAATCTAATGCTGTTGAGGAGAGAAGCTGGATTGTAAAGAGATTTTCAGCAAATGCTTCTTTCCCGAAGTTTCCCAAGGGGTGTTCGATGAGTCTGGTCAATATGCTCTTC contains:
- a CDS encoding DUF6496 domain-containing protein; its protein translation is MPWKTTLQRAKKDKQEGKAPSTQAGEFVHEEMEHIRRGKHGARNTKQAIAIGLSKARRAGVKLAAPKAGTTSSRTRKQAKRDLAKAAVGSQKTSHKRSTARERALKREPHSAASHSALSKQARSAAARRSRSSRSAAAKKAASTRQHRRAA
- a CDS encoding tagatose 1,6-diphosphate aldolase, translated to MKLTPGKLAGMKAVSDARGVIAAAAMDQRGSLKKSLAKEKGVPDVPDKMLEDFKTIVTEVLTKHASAILLDPEFGLPAAKKRNKKAGLLLAYEQTGYDNTRPGRIPDLLNFWSVRRLKAAGADCIKVLIYYSPFDSKEVNEEKHAFVERIGDECRGEDIPFFLEFVGYDPKGGDEKGLEYAKRKPESVIRSMEEFTKEQYGVDVMKAEVPINMKFVEGVKSNAGKGSAYTRKEAIELFRKSAAVSKKPFIYLSAGVSNSEFSETLELAAESGVKFNGVLCGRATWADGVPVFAKQGEKAFADWMNNEGVKNIENVNERLKAATPWYQAYGAKSDAALA
- a CDS encoding C45 family peptidase encodes the protein MRRSFFAVLCLAVTCLSVATFAKSSTKDPRLGNAYRFERGGWIYVHLEGSPSNVGYQHGYLLAPEIEDALNAVKLFDTHSSQRDWEFFRKTAREVLWPHIEAEYRQELQGIADGLKARGSKLDVYDVVALNAFEEVPDYYVPWLNKKQALLNAPKLFAPGNCSAFIATGSYTKDGKIVIAHNNWTNYMNGERWVIMFDIAPEKGNKILMDGFPGVITSDDDFGVNSAGIMITETTITQFEGFDPNGIPEFVRSRKAMQYANSIDDYVRIIKEGNNGGYANDWLIGDRKTNEIAYLELGLKNTPLWRSKNGYFVSSNFPRDSKLIKEETDFDPNNAATSPNARHTRWEEVMQQNKGKIDVSMAQQFLSDHYDAYDKKEQPDERTLCGHADVSARGIEVWGWNPYFPGGAVQGKATDSDMAAGMELVARAGHPCGEDFHAKDFLGQHPEYAWMAPFLHDMKAGPWTQFKSSDRENSSSAGSAKADEKSAAKSTLP